A single Pogoniulus pusillus isolate bPogPus1 chromosome W, bPogPus1.pri, whole genome shotgun sequence DNA region contains:
- the LOC135192850 gene encoding calumenin-like has product MLPQLLLCLSLSMLCISSKPTEKKDRVHHDPQLSDKVHDDAQNFDYDHDAFLGDDEAKTFDQLTPEESKERLGKIVGKIDEDKDGFVTVEELRDWIKVAQKRWIYEDVERQWKGHDLNEDGLISWEEYKNATYGYILDDPDPDDGFNYKQMMVRDKRRFKMADKDGDLTATKEEFTAFLHPEEYDYMKDIVVQETMEDIDKNGDGFIDLEEYIGDMYSHNGDSRCDIGAYRPGYEDNRPQASGN; this is encoded by the coding sequence atgctccctcagctgctcctctgcctctccctctccaTGCTCTGCATCTCCAGCAAACCCACTGAGAAGAAGGACAGGGTCCACCACGACCCCCAGCTCAGTGACAAGGTCCATGATGATGCTCAGAACTTTGACTATGACCACGATGCCTTCCTGGGTGACGACGAGGCCAAGACCTTCGATCAGCTCacgccagaggagagcaaggagaGGCTTGGCAAGATTGTAGGTAAGATAGACGAAGACAAGGACGGGTTTGTAACAGTGGAGGAGCTGAGAGACTGGATTAAGGTTGCCCAGAAGCGTTGGATTTACGAGGACGTAGAGCGGCAGTGGAAGGGCCACGACCTCAATGAGGACGGCCTCATATCTTGGGAGGAGTATAAAAATGCCACCTACGGCTACATCTTAGATGACCCCGACCCCGACGATGGCTTCAACTACAAACAGATGATGGTGCGAGACAAGCGCCGCTTCAAGATGGCTGACAAGGATGGGGACCTGACTGCCACCAAGGAGGAGTTCACTGCCTTCCTGCACCCCGAGGAGTACGACTACATGAAGGACATCGTGGTGCAGGAGACCATGGAAGACATTGACAAGAACGGGGATGGCTTCATTGACCTGGAGGAGTACATTGGTGACATGTACAGCCACAATGGTGACTCCCGATGTGATATCGGTGCTTATCGTCCGGGATATGAGGACAACCGGCCGCAAGCCTCTGggaactga